One window of the Prinia subflava isolate CZ2003 ecotype Zambia chromosome 1, Cam_Psub_1.2, whole genome shotgun sequence genome contains the following:
- the XIRP1 gene encoding xin actin-binding repeat-containing protein 1 translates to MSEAQKSSKVAIKKMEDDLPPPPAVGSVAAPGAQDLSALPVPPPKQAFSKFYQQRQVNELKRLYRHMHPELRKNLEEAVTEDLAEMLNTEDPSAQASVNLDKVLPGEVQSMRWIFENWALDSIGDHQATKKLTEEEIIPSGDVKSTSLRFENQSINGYNLSTSAKVSETDLARGDVRTARWLFETQPLDTLNKLYSDETEVQEAVLKDPVQGGDVKGAKQLFEAQSLDAIGRCSSVEEKSILQLKSEIQELKGDVKKTVRLFQTEPLCAIRDKSGTIHEIKSVCREEIQSNAVRTARWLFETQPLDTINKDTSKVQIIRGISLEEIGRPDVSGARWIFETQPLDAIREITVEEQDFKASTDFVTGADVTKQRLLFETQTLDSLKGEASESVVAKEQVIGGDVKSTLWLFETQPMETLKDNFEVGRLKKVELSAEEKGDVKQRKHVFETCPLGSISKAFEEEIPATSMEEVVKGDVKSFKTLFETLPLDSIKQADAEPTTKEEEKIPAGNVKANQILFETTPLYAIKDSFGNFHEVTSVSREQIISGDVKNYKWMFETRPLDQFDESIKKVDIIRGITKQEVVAGDVRTAKWLFETQPMDVIHLQGTEGEKHPSVKREISQKGDVKTCRWLFETQPMHTLYEKAEKKQEEEDGSMPQADVKSYTWMFETQPLDSLKGQEEQYLQVSKAYSQEELQGVDVKTVRHLFETEPLGSSAASEADRKKTMRYSSRVEFQSGEVSRVKEFFEAKPLDTATKPKSQKDAGTIAAGSVHKFTWLFENYPMDTLKDNSEGIQEIPPEKDVKGEDVGGKRFVFETYSLDQIHDKVDETELQKIQKDTMSKANVKSCTMLFESQPLYAIQDKEGGYHEVTSVQKEEIMKGDMKGARWLFETKPLDQIKKEEEVFVIRAVTQEDIKKGDVQTARWRFETEPLDSFSEGKLSVPRTVDDVQKGDVQSNKQLFESQQVGQKKYVRMVSVSDVQRGDVRTSTWLFENHPVDSLYGDAERSSSMSTVQREDSQKGDVKRCTWLFETQPMDTLKDTEVTASTGAQEEIPRADVKSTTWLFESTPLDKFSASEGSIEVELKERTMKETLETLCTCQAIQHDGILIEANDMESVKMVKYQLSSPGAPEILKEEIVGGHLQRIMLQLLHRTNVEAQSTLVEEDREGKIKVSPLQLLDQSEAVKGKEDLSGDVAKALQGLLSQDASIKKGMVLQETKSGSVKMTLYSLLFHSVQQKVVKGDVKSTIGNLLASSQEQKAAATIKREDNEKGNVQLFASCIEKGDLSYLKNLQQESEIQSLISSQAEEEGAEESGPRVVPGVNIHVLPNKEQIEKVIAGGEPGAMEGAKKGFVCESMGREGVLEREAVHAAGVQCLGKPLPTAMGKEEVLSGGLKVTTKSIQRPSNASKKAEKEEATTTHLKEPKTVTQGPFPTQVTAQRAEVDGKQQSVVPGEASQTQTEEKALGTDLQAAMQSLRLATAEAKNIQHHVQSKFQRNREEVHTACRQQTVSSQGTMTFQSTVHQQDSSSTKQESSSTATRTTTTRVQEASKTHTSMSQKSVASHKKVSASEEVQGGHLLSQEIQVVPSRDFSIKDGLYTATPVKTYINPCVESDYKEQSVQEGRDVGVRGDVQTAIRALQSAATEQRLVEKEDVVRGNLKATLQSLEKSNVNVSRGDFKAAMIYRNAGQSYSVCKKKNETQLASNETAVVASGSQADNDFPPPPSVAVMKAEHCPPSTKAAREGAQPLPTSKDEAPGCSALQNPPPAFPSLSCKPSDQSPAEKPRTPPKPEATAPPKKKPVPPPKPEHLLHEAHSASANYSTNRPTKPIPPPLPPKPSGLREISKPRPSPTGLGLSCMEVHEQSGYEEVQAKCCNSETSVKKSVTVQGINPERKLPKYTAKTPLQIAEERYRASKGQGKVEPDSAKTSKPMKNGVVGFEVKQGMMADKAAAPRRCPGEVAQRQTEPCREESGCSSPPACPGRAQTQDVPGQTEPSTSPVGHNTPPKRGDGTAQNASSKVERESVSNSYGSWDSQRVVQQVHERRQMSHSTSFHQQLMNSFEEHQQGNSRQLKCPDRETETPAQEKPVVVMREKKKRETEDERRKRLSVHKEEIMKGNVKEAMEIFENLRRQEQLQEILTRVREFEEETSKVDVKALKSFFEKVPKWVVRQKAKQQDKAGAKEDTDSASSVDLVFEDLERASAEILHLKEQTLARIQDIEEAIKKAIYSVSSLKSESDIAGLSGLFKESLGSAQSSVSSSNIRKISIVSSKARQEEVMLETGEAASVESAKVAEKTEAAKAELEIPRLVQSRVSSPSSPSYITIESAARKPAESPRTAHSPQDGPSPDCLDSPGKRDAFAQNSFSSYTHPSTGSAGHDTKPSEKRPDPIQTKAGLSSMKQHTPGNATHPASDKEKCALDASKDSCHCGKKGSFSEYRSLNVPSPQNPRRQKSILELQTGPDGSKLYGATRTVMEQYEEMDQFGNKIITSSTTVTKQSETQTSSTCDGVPHPQYEASASPLFRRYLKSPGEGFHTNGSFQEPGVVFVTFGNSKPKK, encoded by the coding sequence ATGTCAGAAGCTCAGAAATCATCCAAAGTTGCCATCAAGAAAATGGAAGATGACTTGCCTCCCCCTCCAGCCGTTGGCTCggtggctgctccaggggctcagGATCTCAGTGCACTCCCTGTGCCTCCCCCAAAACAAGCCTTCTCCAAGTTCTACCAGCAGCGCCAGGTGAACGAGCTGAAGAGGCTCTACAGGCACATGCACCCCGAGCTCAGGAAGAACCTGGAGGAAGCTGTGACTGAGGACCTGGCAGAAATGCTTAACACCGAGGATCCCAGTGCACAGGCCTCCGTGAACCTGGATAAAGTTCTCCCAGGAGAGGTTCAGTCCATGCGCTGGATTTTTGAGAACTGGGCACTCGACTCCATTGGGGACCATCAAGCCACCAAGAAGCTGACAGAAGAAGAGATCATCCCCAGTGGGGATGTGAAAAGCACTTCCCTGAGGTTTGAAAACCAGTCCATAAATGGATACAACCTGTCAACATCAGCCAAGGTGTCAGAAACAGACCTTGCCAGAGGGGATGTTCGCACTGCCCGGTGGCTCTTTGAAACCCAGCCACTGGACACACTAAATAAACTGTATTCAGATGAAACCGAGGTGCAGGAGGCAGTCCTCAAGGACCCTGTCCAGGGAGGAGATGTGAAAGGGGCCAAACAGCTCTTTGAAGCACAGTCCTTGGATGCCATAGGACGCTGCTCCTCAGTGGAAGAGAAGAGCATCCTACAGCTCAAGTCAGAAATCCAGGAGCTTAAAGGTGATGTTAAGAAGACTGTCAGGCTCTTCCAAACAGAGCCCCTCTGTGCCATCAGGGACAAAAGTGGGACTATCCATGAAATCAAGTCCGTCTGCCGAGAAGAAATTCAGAGCAACGCAGTCAGGACAGCTCGTTGGCTCTTCGAGACTCAGCCCCTGGACACCATCAACAAGGACACTTCCAAAGTGCAGATAATCCGTGGGATTTCACTGGAAGAAATTGGGAGGCCGGATGTCAGCGGCGCGAGGTGGATATTTGAAACTCAGCCTCTGGATGCCATCAGAGAAATCACAGTTGAAGAACAGGACTTCAAGGCTTCCACAGATTTTGTGACAGGGGCAGATGTCACTAAACAACGATTGCTCTTTGAGACCCAGACTCTTGACTCCCTGAAAGGAGAAGCTTCAGAAAGCGTTGTAGCCAAAGAACAAGTGATTGGAGGTGACGTGAAATCTACACTCTGGCTCTTCGAAACGCAGCCAATGGAAACCCTGAAAGACAATTTTGAGGTGGGACGTTTGAAGAAAGTAGAGCTTtcagcagaggagaagggagatgtgaagcaaagaaaacatgTCTTTGAGACCTGTCCCCTTGGCAGTATCTCCAAGGCatttgaggaagaaattccagCCACCAGCATGGAAGAGGTAGTGAAAGGGGATGTGAAATCTTTCAAGACCCTGTTTGAGACTCTCCCCTTAGACAGCATTAAGCAGGCTGACGCTGAGCCCACCACCAAAGAAGAGGAGAAGATTCCAGCTGGCAACGTCAAAGCTAACCAAATCCTGTTTGAGACAACACCCCTGTATGCCATCAAGGATAGCTTTGGCAATTTCCACGAAGTCACCTCTGTAAGCAGAGAGCAGATCATCAGCGGTGATGTCAAGAACTACAAGTGGATGTTTGAAACCAGACCCCTGGACCAGTTTGATGAAAGCATCAAGAAAGTGGATATAATACGGGGGATCACAAAACAAGAGGTGGTGGCCGGGGATGTCAGGACAGCCAAGTGGCTCTTTGAAACGCAGCCCATGGATGTCATTCACCTCCAAGGCACGGAAGGGGAGAAGCATCCCTCAGTGAAGAGGGAGATCTCCCAGAAGGGGGATGTGAAGACCTGCAGGTGGCTGTTTGAGACCCAGCCCATGCACACTCTGTACGAGAAGGCTGagaagaagcaggaggaggaggatggcagCATGCCCCAAGCTGACGTGAAGTCCTACACATGGATGTTCGAGACTCAGCCCCTGGACTCCCTGAAAGGCCAGGAGGAGCAGTATTTGCAAGTCAGTAAGGCCTACAGTCAGGAGGAATTACAGGGAGTGGATGTCAAAACTGTCCGGCACCTGTTTGAGACTGAACCCTTGGGCAGCAGCGCTGCCAGTGAagctgacaggaaaaaaaccatgcGGTACTCCAGCCGTGTGGAGTTCCAGTCTGGGGAAGTGTCCAGAGTCAAAGAGTTCTTTGAAGCCAAGCCCTTGGACACAGCCACCAAGCCAAAGTCCCAGAAGGATGCTGGAACAATTGCAGCTGGGTCTGTGCACAAGTTCACGTGGCTCTTTGAGAACTACCCCATGGACACCCTGAAGGACAACTCTGAGGGCATCCAGGAAATACCTCCTGAAAAGGATGTCAAGGGGGAAGATGTTGGAGGAAAAAGGTTCGTATTCGAGACATATTCCCTTGACCAAATCCATGACAAAGTGGATGAGACAGAACTCCAGAAGATCCAGAAAGACACCATGAGCAAAGCTAATGTCAAGTCCTGCACAATGCTCTTTGAGAGCCAACCTTTATACGCTATCCAGGACAAAGAGGGAGGATACCATGAGGTCACCTCAgtgcagaaagaagaaatcatGAAAGGTGACATGAAAGGTGCCAGGTGGTTGTTTGAAACTAAGCCCCTGGATCAGatcaagaaggaagaagaggtgtTTGTGATTAGGGCTGTCACCCAAGAGGACATCAAGAAAGGAGATGTCCAGACTGCCCGGTGGCGGTTTGAGACAGAGCCTCTTGACTCCTTCTCAGAGGGAAAGTTGTCTGTGCCCAGAACAGTGGATGATGTGCAGAAGGGAGATGTTCAGTCCAACAAGCAGCTCTTTGAGTCCCAGCAGGTGGGCCAGAAGAAGTACGTGAGGATGGTCAGCGTCAGCGACGTGCAGCGCGGTGACGTGAGGACATCCACTTGGCTCTTTGAGAACCATCCTGTGGACTCCCTGTACGGGGACGCAGAGAGGAGCTCATCCATGAGCACAGTGCAGAGGGAGGACAGCCAGAAAGGGGACGTAAAACGCTGCACCTGGTTGTTTGAAACCCAGCCCATGGACACCCTTAAGGACACAGAGGTGACGGCCAGCACTGGGGCCCAAGAAGAGATCCCTCGTGCAGATGTGAAAAGCACAACGTGGCTCTTTGAGAGCACGCCCCTGGATAAATTTAGTGCTTCTGAAGGTAGCATAGAAGTAGAACTGAAAGAAAGAACCATGAAGGAGACTTTAGAGACTCTCTGCACTTGCCAGGCTATCCAGCATGATGGGATTCTCATTGAAGCTAATGATATGGAGAGTGTGAAGATGGTGAAGTACCAGCtcagcagcccaggagctccAGAGATCCTGAAAGAGGAGATTGTGGGAGGCCACTTGCAGAGAATtatgctgcagctcctgcacagaaCCAATGTGGAAGCACAGAGCACGCTGGTGGAGGAGGACAGAGAGGGCAAGATCAAAGTAAGCCCATTGCAGCTGCTGGACCAGAGCGAAGCTGTTAAAGGCAAAGAGGACCTGAGTGGAGATGTAGCCAAGGCCTTACAGGGTCTGCTCAGTCAAGATGCTTCCATCAAAAAGGGGATGGTCCTACAAGAGACAAAGTCGGGATCGGTGAAGATGACTCTCTACTCCCTCCTGTTCCATTCTGTCCAGCAGAAAGTTGTCAAGGGGGACGTGAAGTCAACAATTGGGAACTTGTTGGCTTCTTCCcaggagcagaaagcagcagccaccaTCAAGCGTGAGGACAATGAGAAGGGAAATGTCCAGCTTTTTGCGAGCTGCATTGAGAAGGGGGACCTCAGCTACCTGAAGAATCTCCAGCAGGAGTCAGAGATACAATCCCTCATCTCCTCccaagcagaggaggagggggcagaggAGAGCGGCCCAAGGGTTGTTCCAGGGGTTAACATACATGTCTTGCCAAATAAAGAACAAATAGAGAAAGTAATTGCAGGAGGCGAGCCAGGGGCTATGGAGGGGGCAAAAAAGGGATTTGTATGTGAAAGCATGGGCAGAGAGGGTGTGTTAGAGAGAGAGGCTGTGCATGCAGCAGGTGTGCAATGTCTTGGGAagcccctgcccacagcaatgGGAAAGGAAGAAGTTCTGTCTGGAGGGCTTAAGGTGACTACAAAGTCAATCCAAAGGCCTTCAAATGCCAGCAAGaaggcagagaaagaagaagcCACCACTACCCATTTGAAGGAACCAAAAACCGTGACACAAGGCCCATTTCCAACCCAAGTGACAGCTCAGAGGGCAGAAGTTGATGGGAAACAGCAGAGTGTGGTGCCTGGGGAAGCCAGCCAGACTCAGACAGAAGAAAAGGCCCTGGGGACTGATCTTCAGGCTGCGATGCAAAGCCTGAGGCTGGCGACGGCAGAAGCAAAAAACATCCAGCACCACGTTCAGAGCAAGTTCCAGAGGAACAGGGAGGAGGTCCACacagcctgcaggcagcagacaGTCAGCTCACAGGGGACCATGACCTTTCAGTCCACCGTACACCAACAGGACTCCTCATCCACcaagcaggagagcagcagcactgccaccagGACCACCACCACCAGAGTCCAGGAGGCATCCAAGACCCACACAAGCATGTCTCAGAAGAGCGTAGCATCACACAAAAAGGTCAGTGCTTCTGAGGAAGTACAGGGAGGACATCTATTGAGCCAGGAAATCCAAGTTGTGCCCAGTAGAGATTTTAGCATTAAGGATGGCCTTTATACTGCCACACCCGTGAAAACCTATATAAACCCCTGTGTTGAGTCTGATTACAAAGAGCAATCAGTGCAAGAAGGAAGAGATGTTGGTGTCAGAGGGGATGTGCAGACAGCTATCAGAGCACTGCAAAGTGCCGCCACAGAACAGCGCCTGGTAGAAAAGGAGGACGTGGTCCGAGGTAATTTAAAAGCCACACTTCAGTCGCTGGAAAAGTCTAACGTTAATGTCTCCAGAGGGGATTTTAAAGCTGCTATGATTTACAGAAATGCAGGGCAGTCCTATTCTgtgtgtaaaaagaaaaatgagactCAACTCGCTAGTAACGAGACTGCTGTAGTGGCTTCAGGGTCACAGGCTGATAATgactttcctcctcctccctcagtTGCTGTGATGAAAGCAGAGCATTGCCCACCCTCAACTAAAGCAGCAAGAGAAGGTGCCCAACCATTACCAACCAGCAAAGACGAAGCCCCAGGATGTTCTGCACTCCAGAAccctcctcctgcttttccttctctgtcctgCAAACCCAGTGACCAGAGTCCTGCAGAGAAGCCCAGGACTCCTCCAAAACCAGAAGCTACTGCCCCACCCAAGAAAAAACCTGTTCCCCCTCCAAAACCTGAGCACCTCTTACACGAGGCACATTCTGCCTCTGCAAATTACAGCACAAACAGACCAACAAAACCCATCCCTCCACCCCTGCCTCCAAAACCTTCAGGCTTGAGGGAGATCAGCAAGCCAAGGCCTTCccccacagggctgggattAAGCTGCATGGAAGTTCATGAACAATCAGGTTATGAGGAAGTTCAAGCAAAATGCTGCAATTCAGAGACTTCTGTGAAGAAGTCTGTCACAGTTCAGGGTATAAACCCTGAGAGAAAGCTGCCAAAATACACTGCCAAAACCCCTCTTCAAATAGCAGAAGAAAGGTATAGGGCCAGCAAAGGACAAGGAAAGGTAGAACCAGACAGTGCTAAGACCTCAAAGCCAATGAAAAATGGAGTGGTTGGTTTTGAGGTCAAGCAGGGAATGATGGCTGACAAAGCAGCTGCTCCAAGGAGATGCCCAGGTGAGGTGGCTCAAAGGCAGACAGAGCCGTGCCGAGAGGAGAGTGGGTGCTCCTCAcctccagcctgtcctggcagagcacagacacAGGACGTGCCAGGACAAACTGAGCCAAGCACCTCCCCTGTGGGTCACAACACCCCTCCAAAAAGAGGAGATGGCACTGCACAAAATGCCTCATCCAAGGTGGAAAGGGAAAGTGTATCCAATTCTTATGGATCGTGGGATAGTCAGAGAGTTGTGCAGCAGGTGCATGAGAGGAGGCAAATGTCTCATTCAACGTCCTTCCATCAGCAGCTGATGAACTCCTTTGAGGAGCAccagcagggaaacagcagGCAGCTGAAATGTCCTGATAGGGAGACAGAGACACCTGCCCAGGAGAAGCCAGTGGTTGttatgagagagaaaaaaaagagagaaacgGAAGATGAGCGTCGGAAGAGGTTGTCAGTACACAAAGAGGAGATCATGAAAGGCAACGTCAAGGAGGCTATGGAGATCTTTGAGAACCTCAGGagacaggagcagctgcaagagATCTTGACCCGGGTGAGGGAGTTTGAGGAGGAGACAAGCAAAGTGGATGTGAAGGCTCTCAAGAGCTTCTTTGAGAAGGTCCCCAAGTGGGTTGTGCGCCAGAAGGccaagcaacaggacaaggcTGGGGCCAAGGAGGACACTGACAGTGCCTCCTCAGTGGACCTGGTTTTTGAGGACCTGGAGCGAGCAAGTGCTGAGATCCTCCACCTGAAGGAGCAGACACTTGCCCGCATCCAGGACATCGAGGAGGCCATCAAAAAGGCTATTTATTCTGTTTCTAGTCTCAAATCTGAATCAGACATTGCTGGGCTCTCAGGGCTGTTCAAGGAGTCTCTGGGGAGCGCCCAaagctctgtgagcagcagcaataTCCGTAAAATCAGCATTGTTTCAAGCAAAGCCAGGCAAGAGGAAGTCATGCTGGAGACAGGAGAGGCAGCATCTGTGGAAAGTGCAAAGGTGGCAGAAAAGACAGAGGCAGCCAAGGCAGAGCTAGAGATTCCCCGCCTTGTTCAGTCTCGTGTCAGCTCTCCCTCCTCACCTTCCTACATCACCATTGAGTCTGCTGCCAGGAAACCAGCAGAATCACCCAGGACAGCACATTCCCCCCAGGATGGCCCTTCACCAGACTGCCTTGACTCTCCAGGAAAGAGGGATGCTTTTGCTCAGAACAGCTTTAGCTCCTATACCCACCCCTCAACAGGGTCTGCTGGGCACGACACAAAACCCTCAGAGAAGAGGCCAGACCCCATCCAAACAaaagctgggctgagctccaTGAAACAGCACACGCCTGGCAATGCCACCCATCCAGCCAGTGACAAAGAGAAGTGTGCTCTGGACGCCTCCAAAGACAGCTGCCACTGTGGGAAGAAAGGCAGCTTTTCGGAATACCGCTCCCTGAATGTCCCCAGTCCACAAAACCCACGGAGGCAGAAAAGCATCTTGGAGCTGCAGACAGGGCCCGACGGGTCCAAGCTCTACGGAGCCACCCGGACTGTCATGGAGCAGTATGAGGAGATGGACCAGTTTGGAAACAAAATCATCACCTCGTCCACCACGGTCACCAAGCAATCCGAGACACAAACGTCCTCCACGTGTGACGGGGTTCCTCATCCCCAGTATGAGGCATCTGCCTCCCCTCTGTTTCGGAGGTACTTGAAGAGCCCAGGTGAAGGCTTCCACACCAATGGGAGTTTTCAGGAGCCAGGAGTGGTCTTTGTCACCTTTGGCAACTCCAAGCCAAAGAAATAG